Genomic DNA from Telopea speciosissima isolate NSW1024214 ecotype Mountain lineage chromosome 2, Tspe_v1, whole genome shotgun sequence:
ATTTCGAAGGGTTGATCATCCAAGCCAGGGCAATAACAATGAAGGAATTTGAGCGCTGATGTAGCTAACAACCATTTTTATAGTCGATTCATTAGAGTCGTCACATTCTACCTAGAAATATCCAccattttctttatttgttaagccTTGCAGGTATACGTAAAATTTTAACTGAAAATTTTTACTTCAAAatttttgctttaaaaaaatttgatatgttTTTACATGTTGAGAAGTGATTCAATGTTTGGGTTTTTTGATGGaaaaatgcattaaaaaaaattttcaacataTACAATTTTACGTTAAAATAAACAGAGCCATATGGGAATGAAAACTGAAATCGCAGTTTATCAACCACGTCATCTTAGGATGTGGCTAAGAGGGTGGGTCAGGTTCTCGTACGGGCCTGAGCCACACATGGAATCCTAGTAATTATCCAAATTCTCAgcaatttcaaattcaaatttggatATGAGTACAATTCTGCTATATACTCACTCCTCCCTCCTCCCAGAGTCCCAGTAAATCCTAGCAATGCTTAACGGTGCGGGTAGGACTTGGTAGAGGTATATCTGAAATTTCATGCATGTCCATGGATAGTGTAATCCTTGTTGGATACGGAATGAAACTATGAACCATTAtcaaattaagggtgtcaatttagaactaGAATCAAAAGCCGACCTTTCAAAATCAAACTTAAACCATACTAAATGCACAATCATATATCTTCTGCAAAACGATTACAAATATCAGATTTCATTACTAAGTTTATTTGTCTCAGCATGTTattttcacttaaattgaatttGAACCAAATTACGGAGACTCTATACAAACCGAGAGCTCTATCCCCGAAGTTTAATTATTGAAATCATGTACTCTAGATACTTATTTTGCTCATGAAACTGACCCATCAGTGGATTAAGAAGTCATAAATGGAAGGCCTTCTTCATAAAGGATGACAAGAACTTATCACACGGTAAGCTCAACAGAATATCCTCCAATTTCCATTTCATTACAACAGAAGATGATGGTACATTGCTATATATATGCTCATAACATAAATGTTGGGAGGATGAAACAAATAGTTAGGAAAAGACATGTCAAGATTGCAGGCGTGACTCCCTCCATCGAGTCTCCAACCACAAGTAAAATTCAGCAACACAAACTTTCATCTTTCTAAGAGACATATTGACAGCTACCATAACCTgtaaaagagagaaagatggaTGATGGATTaagctttctttctttaatcAAGGAGAGTGacgagagaatctcttcatctaaCCTGCCACATGAATGACTGACTCTTCAATGAGTAGATAGATAAAGTATTGAATAAAACTTCCTAAAAATATAAGTAGCAAAGCAaacctcaccccccccccccccccccccccctaggaATAAACCAGCTCAACTCCTGGTGTAGGAATAAACCTGGCCAAGAGTGGCCAAACAACCAGCTCAACTCCTGGTGCTCCTCGAGGTTTGTGTAACGTAAATCTAAAGGAACAATCAATCAATCacggaatttttttttttttttttttttttgataataatcAATCACGGAATCACCAATGCAAACCAAATTGCAAAAGCCCTGGTCGAGGAAAACTTGACCGTTGCTGATTTGATTTAAAGCAGGGTCACATATATTTCTATTGTGGGTCCTACCATGAAGaactctctttctttgtggaGTAAATCATGAGGCAGGCAGCAAGAGGCGTCGCGTAGTTGGAGTAGTTACGTTCTCCGGTGGATGTTGCAGAAGTGGGAAAGGCAGTTTCTTCATTGccattttttattcattctCTCTATTCAATCTATCTATATTAATGGTGGAAGTGGAACCCACATTCCACAATCATAATAATATTGTGGCTTTATATGTGGCCACCAACAGCCACCACATGAGGTGGCGAACGAGGCAACGGAAAGTGCGGTACTTTCACCGTCTCACCGACCACCGTCAGTAACTGGTCCTCGAcatcctttcttttgtttccctctttcttactttttctttttttttttttttttttttaaaaaaatttgggaagTAAAGAATCTAAGAAAGTACTTACTGGGATCGGAGGTGGTGATGATGCCGGTTTTGGCGAAATCACAGTCGAAGTCGTGAAGACCGTTGGCCTGGTAGTAAGCGTTCATGGCGTAGGATGCGTGAGACTTGACACTGTTGGGATCGAAGCAGCTTCCACCAGCCTGAATGGGTTTGCAATCCACTCCTAAGCTGCACACATAGTTGATGTTTGCCTGCAGCGCTGTGTCGCTCGCGTCTGCCTTCGGTACGCACCACTTCTTTCCTGCTACTGCTGGTGGTGTTGATGACCCACCTCCCGCCTGCTTACCGAAATTTCCAAACACAATTACATAAACATACAACAAACACCAAGCCCTACCATGTTTCCAGACGATTTCTCCGAGGAAAAACGACCAAGCCCAAATATTTAATctaccaaaatagaaagtgaaaAGGGATTACTTGTTTACTACTTCTACTGATTTATGATTACCTGTCCATTGCGCAAAATCCCCACATCGTAAACTGGTGTGAAGTCCGGCTGAAAGAGGCCGAAGTTCCGCTCTGCGGTTGGACCTGGTTTGAGATTCTCGTTGAACAAGGAGAAGATGTAAGTCTCGAACTCCCGTTTAGGCATCAATGGAGTCCCGCGTCCAGAAGTGACGTACTTGATTACACCGCCATTGAAGGACATGGCGCTTTCGATGTTGACGCTCAGCTGGTTTGGATCACCAGCAGACGGCCACCCAGTCTCCGCCACCACAATATCGACATCGCCGTAGCCCAACCTGTTCATCGCCGAGTAGACGGCGTCGAGTTGCGCTGCGAACATGTTGGTGTACGTGATCCGCGTGTATTTGTCGTAGATCCCTTGGTTGGGCTTGAACAGGGCATAGTTCAAAGTTTTAGCGGAGTAGCCGAAATACGGGTATGGGTTGATCATGAAGGGAGATTTGGTGTCTCTGTGGAACTGAAGCATCGGAGCGAAGATGACCCTATCGTACCCACGTCGGAACCTGCCGATGCTTGGTGGCTCTGAGGCGGAGAGGATCCCAAGAGAGTGAGGGGTGGAGACCTGAATGTCGTTGATCCCCGCGTTTGTAAGGGCGGTATGGAGGGATTTCATGGCTGGTACGAGCTTGGCAATGAGGGATTTATCACCGGTGGCCATGATTTCATTTCCAACGGCGATGCGGTTGATGAGGGTTTGTGGGTGGAAAGGGGCAATATTGGCGGCGACCCAGGCACGGGCGGTGGAAAGATTAGTGAGAGAAGGGATGTCGCCATTGCCGACGGTGACTGTAACAAAGATGCCGGTGTTGGCAAAGGCACGGAGGAAATCGGGGTTTGTGTCGAAGAGCTTGACCCTGTCGATGATGGTGTTCTGTTTGAGGAAAGAAGCGACTTGGCTGGGAGATGGGAGGTTGTTGCCATTGGCTCCGTAGTTGACACCGATGGCGGCCGAGTCATGGACGAGAAGGGCTGAGACCAGGACGGCGATgatgagaaggagagggagaggccCACCggttttggccatggtatggtAGAAGTGGTGTCGCAGAGCAAGCGAAACAGAGGGAGCGTTGAGATTAGTAAAGTTAGAGAGCGAAACAAAGAGTTTTTATCTTCCTCCGTTCCAATATGATTTATATAAGCCGGAAAGacggggggaaaaaaaaaacaaaaaagaaagcgAAATAATAATTGATATTTGTTGGACGTATTTGAGGTTTGACCACATCACATCACTGGGAACATAATCTGGGAATTTGGTGTGCGCCTGTGAGGTGAGGAGCCGTGCTGGTGAAGGTTTATTTGCATTTGGAGTTGGTTCGGCTTTTTGGTCTTTCGTATTTACACGCTTTACACACACGTACTAATTGGTCCTATTCACGTGATATCAATTATTCAGTTTCATAAGTTACTTACAACatttaattaaagaaagagagaatatgtTACATTACATTACATCACTCTGTCACCTGCTCCTCGGAGATCAAATAAAATGCTAGGAAAAGGTATCTAGGGTTGTCAGGTAGAGTTTTAGTTATAGGTTAACCATTGGGTGGGGTATTCATCCCAAAAACAAACACCATTGGGTGGGCGAGGATTACTGAACCGACCTGGAAAGGAAAGGCCCAATCGGCTGCCTAGTACAGCTGGGCTCCGCGTCGTCCTTCTGATGATCAGTAGGAGGATAACTGTTAGGAGTCAGGGACTCAAAAGGGACCCACCCCAGGACCCAATCCCTGGGGTCCGTGTTTTACTGCGCTACGCGGTAAACAATTTGCGTATGGGACGCAGAATACTCTTAAAAGTCCAAACCTGAAAGCAAAAGTCCAAGAAAGACAGCCATGCCAAGGCATTGGCACTTTCGCACTCTCCTTTACTTCACGTGGTTTTTATACTAAAGCAAATCCACTAAACGGTAGCGTTGCATTTTGGACTGTAGGTTGATAGGACCTAACGCGGCAGACTATGTTCGATCTAAGGACTGTCAAACGGTCGGTTCGACTCGATTTTGGTTCGATCTTAAAATGAGTGAGACCAAAATCAATCTATTAAAAAACttcgatttcaatttcagacCAAATCATTTATTTTCGGGTTTGAATCATAATGAAAATCTTACATTCGTAACTTATGAGGAAAGATTCGATAAAACAATTCACTTTCCTCAAATCAAACAAGTAaggagaagataattaatattgaaatcaatgtaTAAATAGAGTTTATAGCAAAATCTATTGCTACAACTCAtatcattatttatcattaaccataaggggaagataactaatattgaaatcaatgaataccTAGTCAATGTGAAGATAGCTAATACTGAAATTACAACATgaccctactatcaaatcattcatttgacTAAGTAcctaattttgtatagtgaacaacgagatcaatggaagcattgttacaaatcaatttccttgttcataacctcatactcatttgACTTGTAACATTAGTGAGAAAATTTCTAGTTGTAAGAAAAACTACAAatttctcactaatattgaaatcaatggatagtCAAATTCgcctattcataaccttatactcgatatttttttattttttttcagtttcatTCGGTTTGATTTTCGATTTGGAAATTGGTCGATGCGGTGCAACCTTGTTTTCAGTCGGTCTCATCAGACCCCAATCCAAAACAATTGGTTTCCATTTCGGTTTGATTTAGTACAGTTTTAAACAATTGGTTTCCATTTCAGTTTTCGGTTCTAAATTGATATACCCTTTACTTGCGCTCCTATATTGGGTCCAGCTCACGTTCACGT
This window encodes:
- the LOC122652778 gene encoding glucan endo-1,3-beta-glucosidase-like, giving the protein MAKTGGPLPLLLIIAVLVSALLVHDSAAIGVNYGANGNNLPSPSQVASFLKQNTIIDRVKLFDTNPDFLRAFANTGIFVTVTVGNGDIPSLTNLSTARAWVAANIAPFHPQTLINRIAVGNEIMATGDKSLIAKLVPAMKSLHTALTNAGINDIQVSTPHSLGILSASEPPSIGRFRRGYDRVIFAPMLQFHRDTKSPFMINPYPYFGYSAKTLNYALFKPNQGIYDKYTRITYTNMFAAQLDAVYSAMNRLGYGDVDIVVAETGWPSAGDPNQLSVNIESAMSFNGGVIKYVTSGRGTPLMPKREFETYIFSLFNENLKPGPTAERNFGLFQPDFTPVYDVGILRNGQQAGGGSSTPPAVAGKKWCVPKADASDTALQANINYVCSLGVDCKPIQAGGSCFDPNSVKSHASYAMNAYYQANGLHDFDCDFAKTGIITTSDPSYGSCQYVS